One genomic region from Acidobacteriota bacterium encodes:
- the bamA gene encoding outer membrane protein assembly factor BamA: MRVRVCAIAALVTMFALGATAQEELYIRDIVVEGGITLTVDTVSYYLGLEPEDPLDREAIVDGYRRLWDSGLFEDIRIEAENHGDGEVTLYIVVTERPFVTSVDFEGNKKLKTSDLKDKLDELSIEIPRNVPLRSSQLSRIEAAIKEIYDTEGFRSAQVTHEVSDVSPNKKKVVYLIDEGAKVKIKKISFVGNERFSNSKLRGVLEKTKQRGPRYFFGEKIVFTKDEWDEDRDNLRKFYGDRGYIDVKIGEPAIELVAKNPNAPTLKKKKYKMYLTIPIEEGPPYTLGTFGVTGVEVFNQEALTQSFNVKEGETYNRKVIDEGMERIRKSYHNSGHVYAYTNETRTRREGDEHIVDVTVDVFEGDRFQLGRLEFVGNTNTRDKVLRREFRISEGQYMNMGLFEASVYKVNALGYWKLEEDPLEFDFDDENKKVNVKVKGNEVGRNDVQFGAGYSELDGFFVQGQFNTRNFLGRGNSLGVSLQIGRRTDLYTLSYTEPYFLDRRILLGGSIFKTALDYSQSGFSSYQRETKGFTLSLGLGVGPFSSVSGILAFQDDYARFQTTNGGLAGDPTSGHDRPVDIPPVEGAIFERAFETYSGNTHSFTPMYAMDTRDDPFDPNRGHSFNGRLRLAGGPIGGDFDYVRPEFGYTQLLPLSRKSIFAYHMEGGQFLTYNDSEIPLFERYRLGGDRSLRGLPYYSVLPRTEDGEYFLTSGGSRKGGDRYWQVNVEYQFRIGGPIKLVLFVDMGNTYVEEQGWDFHLWRRTTGAEMRIFLPIFQAPIRFIYGYNLDPYPDEKDSDFQFSIGTTF, encoded by the coding sequence ATGAGGGTGCGGGTGTGTGCAATTGCGGCTCTCGTGACGATGTTCGCTCTTGGAGCGACTGCTCAGGAGGAGCTGTACATACGAGACATTGTGGTCGAGGGTGGCATCACGCTCACTGTGGATACAGTCTCGTATTACCTTGGACTCGAACCGGAGGATCCGCTCGATCGAGAAGCGATAGTGGACGGCTACCGCCGGCTCTGGGACTCGGGGCTGTTCGAAGACATTCGGATCGAGGCAGAGAACCATGGAGACGGAGAGGTCACCCTCTACATCGTGGTGACCGAGCGACCATTCGTGACATCGGTGGATTTCGAAGGGAACAAGAAGCTCAAGACATCCGACCTCAAGGACAAGCTGGACGAGCTGAGTATCGAGATTCCGCGCAACGTGCCCCTGCGGTCGTCTCAGCTCAGTAGGATCGAAGCCGCCATCAAAGAGATTTACGATACCGAGGGATTTCGATCCGCACAGGTGACCCACGAGGTCAGCGACGTATCTCCGAACAAGAAGAAGGTCGTTTACCTGATCGACGAAGGCGCCAAGGTCAAGATCAAGAAGATCAGCTTTGTCGGCAACGAGCGATTCTCGAACTCCAAGCTACGCGGAGTTCTCGAGAAGACCAAGCAGAGGGGTCCTCGGTACTTCTTTGGCGAGAAGATCGTCTTCACAAAGGATGAGTGGGACGAGGACCGCGACAATCTGCGCAAGTTCTATGGTGATCGCGGCTATATCGATGTCAAAATTGGCGAGCCTGCGATAGAACTCGTGGCCAAAAACCCCAACGCGCCGACGCTGAAAAAGAAAAAATACAAAATGTACCTCACGATCCCGATCGAGGAAGGTCCGCCCTATACGCTGGGTACGTTTGGGGTCACAGGGGTCGAAGTCTTCAACCAAGAAGCCTTGACCCAGTCGTTCAACGTGAAGGAAGGTGAGACGTACAACCGCAAGGTCATCGACGAGGGCATGGAGAGGATTCGCAAGAGCTACCATAACTCCGGTCACGTCTACGCGTACACGAACGAGACCCGGACCAGACGAGAGGGGGATGAACACATCGTCGATGTCACGGTCGACGTCTTCGAGGGTGATCGTTTTCAGCTTGGCCGGCTCGAGTTCGTCGGCAATACGAACACGCGAGACAAAGTGTTGCGTCGGGAGTTCCGCATATCCGAAGGGCAGTATATGAACATGGGCCTTTTCGAGGCTTCGGTATACAAGGTCAATGCTCTCGGATATTGGAAGCTCGAAGAGGACCCCCTCGAGTTCGATTTTGACGACGAAAACAAGAAGGTCAACGTCAAGGTCAAAGGTAACGAGGTCGGGCGCAACGATGTCCAGTTTGGCGCGGGTTACTCCGAGCTCGACGGTTTCTTCGTTCAGGGGCAATTCAACACCCGCAATTTCCTGGGCAGAGGTAACTCGCTGGGGGTTTCGCTGCAGATCGGCCGTCGAACAGACCTCTACACCCTTTCTTACACGGAGCCCTACTTCCTCGACCGCCGCATACTCCTCGGTGGATCAATCTTCAAGACCGCTCTCGACTATTCACAGTCCGGATTTTCGAGCTACCAGCGCGAGACGAAGGGTTTCACCCTATCACTCGGGCTGGGAGTCGGGCCATTTTCCTCAGTCTCCGGTATTCTCGCGTTCCAGGATGACTATGCGAGATTTCAGACGACGAACGGTGGCCTTGCAGGTGATCCCACCTCGGGGCACGACCGTCCGGTTGATATTCCGCCGGTTGAAGGGGCGATCTTCGAACGCGCCTTCGAAACGTACAGCGGCAACACGCATTCATTCACGCCGATGTACGCCATGGATACCCGGGACGACCCGTTCGATCCGAACCGCGGGCACAGCTTCAACGGTCGCCTGCGACTCGCCGGTGGTCCCATCGGCGGCGACTTCGACTACGTTCGCCCCGAATTCGGCTACACCCAATTGTTGCCGTTGAGCAGGAAGAGCATCTTCGCCTATCACATGGAAGGCGGGCAGTTCCTGACCTACAACGATTCGGAAATCCCGCTCTTTGAACGCTACCGTCTGGGTGGCGATCGGTCGCTCCGCGGCCTGCCCTATTATTCGGTGCTGCCGCGGACCGAGGATGGCGAGTACTTCCTGACCAGCGGAGGTTCGCGCAAGGGCGGCGACCGCTATTGGCAGGTCAACGTGGAGTATCAGTTCCGAATCGGTGGTCCGATCAAGCTCGTCCTCTTCGTCGACATGGGCAACACGTATGTCGAGGAGCAGGGCTGGGACTTCCACCTCTGGCGCCGTACGACCGGTGCCGAGATGCGTATCTTCCTACCCAT